The DNA region GCAGTCAACAAAGCATCCGGCACCATTTGCCGCATCTGATCCGAAATCTGGCCGGTTGGTTCGGGCGCACGGCCGAATAGGCGCCACCACCCGACAGCACACAAAGCGTAAATATCGGCCGCTATGGTGGCGCTCAGACTATTCTCTCCGCTAGCGCGCCTCGATGGTTGGGTACGCCGAAATCCCTGTGGATCGATAAAGCCTTCCGTGCCGATAACAAGATCGTCACTTGATTCACCGATGATCCGCGCTAAGCCCAAGTCAGCCATTAGTGGCTTACCTACCGCGCTAAAGAGAATGTTTCCCAGGGACATGTCTCCGTGCGTCACTCCTTGTCCATGCAGAAATTCAAGTACCTGAAACATCGGGGTCAGCACGGTGACCGTCTCCCCCGGGCTCAAAGAACCGCGGCAAGTCAAAACCGCAGCTAGTGAACCGCCCGCAGCGAAATCCATTAACAATCCCGACACACCACCCCATTCGTCTGTGAGTTTGACCACATAATGAACTGGCAATAAGTGACTATGACGGAAGTTGGTCAAGATTCTGACCTCGCGTCGCAGCTGATCCGCTGAAGTCAGATCCCTGTCGCTGCCAAGTTCCGACATTGCGGGTGGAAAACATTTGAGTGCCCGCTCTAGCCCGTCATCGCCGTGAAGCAACCAGACTTGTGCGGCTGAGCCAACACCAATGAGACGACCTGTCGTAAATTCGCGCACGACGGGTGCTGTGAGCGGAAATCCCTTTTCCATACTCAAGTGATACCCGAATTGTAAAATCTTCGCAGAAGTTATCCAAAGGTCATCAATTTAGGCCGCAGGGCCAACAGGGCTACGCTGTTACGCATGATGCTTGAGTTCTCCGAAGTCAGGTTAGCTCCGAACTTTGTTGACTACATGCAGGCCTGGGAAATGCAACAAAAGCTACACGACGCCGTTGTCGAAGGACAGGCTCCCAGCACTGTGCTACTGCTGGAACATGCTGCGGTGTATACCGCTGGCAAACGTACCGAAGACCATGAGCGGCCTTTCGACGGTACCCCGGTGATTCCGGTAGACCGTGGTGGGAAGCTCACTTGGCACGGACCTGGCCAGCTCGTTGGCTATCCGATTATTGCCTTGGCCGACCCGCACGCGATTCGTGAATACGTTGCGACTCTGGAAGACATTCTGATTGCGGTACTGGCTCAATTTGGTATCAAAGGTGAACGCGTCGATGGACGCGCCGGGATTTGGCTACTCGCCGATGCCAAAGGCCCCACCCGAAAAATCGCCGCGATCGGCATTCGCGTCCACAATGGCGTCACGATGCATGGTTTCTCACTTAATTGCGACAATGATTTAGCCCCGTATGGCCAAATCATCGCCTGCGGTATTACGGACGCCGGAGCTACCACGATGGAGCTTGAGACCGGTCGGAATATTTCACCCGCCCAGGTGCTTCCCCACATCATCAAAGAATTCTCAGCACGCGAAGCAACACTGATCGGAGCACCGGCCCACGAAGCCGTTGTGCCAGCCCGCGCCACAGAAGGAGCAACCCAGTGAGCAGTCAGACCGCCCCAGCACCCGAAGGACGTAAGATGCTCCGGGTCGAGGCCCGCAATGCACAGACTCCGATGGAGCGTAAGCCCGAATGGATCAAGGCCAAAGTCAACATGGGCCCGGAATACATCGGCATGAAAAACCTGGTCAAAAAAGAGGGCTTGCACACGGTTTGCGAAGAGGCAGGCTGTCCCAACATTTTTGAATGCTGGGAAGATCGCGAAGCCACCTTCCTCATCGGCGGCGCCCAATGTACCCGCCGCTGCGATTTTTGCCAGATTGACTCCGGCAAGCCCACCCCGATGGATCGGTTTGAGCCAACCAAAGTCGCGCGCAGCGTAGTCAAAATGAACCTGCGCTATGCCACTGTCACCGGCGTCGCCCGCGATGATTTGGAAGACGAAGGCGTTTGGCTCTATGCCGAGACCATTCGCAAGATTCACGAGCTAAACCCGGGCACCGGCGTCGAAATTCTGATTCCGGACTTCTCCGGAAAGCCGGAAAACATTCAGGCAATTTGCGATGCTAAGCCTGAGGTCTTTGCGCACAATGTTGAAACCGTGCCTAGGATTTTCAAGCGAATTCGTCCCGCATTCCGTTACGAGCGTTCCATGGATGTGATCACCCAGGGCCACGATTTGGGCATGGTAACCAAGTCCAACTTGATCTTGGGTATGGGTGAGACCCGCGAAGAGATTTCCGAGGCGCTCCGCGACCTGCATGAAGCAAAGTGCGATCTCATCACGATTACTCAGTACCTCCGTCCGAGCGAACGGCACCTACCGGTTGATCGCTGGGTCAAGCCGCAGGAGTTCCTTGATCTGCGCGACGAAGCTGAAGAACTGGGCTTCTTGGGTGTCATGAGCGGCCCGTTGGTTCGCTCGTCTTACCGTGCTGGTCGCTTGTGGGCAACGGCAATGCGCAAAAAGGGCCGCGAAATTCCTGCGGAACTGGCGCATATTGCCGAAGGCATTGAAGATTCCGGTCACACCCGCCAAGAGGCTGCCAGCTTGGTGGCCGCGCAAGCCTAGTCACACACTCTTTCGCGATAGCCAGACGGCTTCGGGATAGCCAGATGTACTGTGTTCTTGCTATCCCGAAGCCGTCTGGCTATCGCGAGTAGCGATTGACGCTGTTTCGCTGTTGGCGAGAGCCCTGCCGACGGCGACCGAAGCCGCCCGCTGAGCGGCTAGAATAGATCTACTATGGCCAAGAATTCCGCACCCGACGCTGCCTCCGAACCCAAAACCAGACGTAGCCTGTTTTCGCGTAAACCCAAAGATAATTCACCTAAGCCGGAAAAAAATCCCGGCAGGTTGAAGCAAATGGTGGACATCTTCAAGATCACCCGCCGTAGTGACCCCACCGTGGTCTGGCTGATGATCTTGGTGTTCTTGGGCGTAGTCGCGATCGCTTTGGCGGTTGGGTTCTTCGTGTTCGGCGGCAACTGGATCAGTGGCCTGATCTTGGGCATTCCCTTGGGTATTCTTGGCGCAATGCTGGTGCTCTCCCGACGCGCGGAAAGGGCGGCATTCGCGCAAATCGAAGGCCAGCCTGGGGCTTCAGGAGCAGCACTGGACACCCTCCGACGCGGCTGGATTGTCGAAGAACAGCCGGTTAC from Renibacterium salmoninarum ATCC 33209 includes:
- a CDS encoding DUF4191 domain-containing protein is translated as MAKNSAPDAASEPKTRRSLFSRKPKDNSPKPEKNPGRLKQMVDIFKITRRSDPTVVWLMILVFLGVVAIALAVGFFVFGGNWISGLILGIPLGILGAMLVLSRRAERAAFAQIEGQPGASGAALDTLRRGWIVEEQPVTVNPRSQDAVFRAIGRPGVVLVTEGPTHRVRTLVQAEQKKLNRILPNVSVHVIESGREDGQVPLNKVAPRVRKLKNELTKAEVSAVSKRISSLGTRLPIPKGIDPYKARPDRKAARGR
- the lipA gene encoding lipoyl synthase — translated: MLRVEARNAQTPMERKPEWIKAKVNMGPEYIGMKNLVKKEGLHTVCEEAGCPNIFECWEDREATFLIGGAQCTRRCDFCQIDSGKPTPMDRFEPTKVARSVVKMNLRYATVTGVARDDLEDEGVWLYAETIRKIHELNPGTGVEILIPDFSGKPENIQAICDAKPEVFAHNVETVPRIFKRIRPAFRYERSMDVITQGHDLGMVTKSNLILGMGETREEISEALRDLHEAKCDLITITQYLRPSERHLPVDRWVKPQEFLDLRDEAEELGFLGVMSGPLVRSSYRAGRLWATAMRKKGREIPAELAHIAEGIEDSGHTRQEAASLVAAQA
- a CDS encoding protein kinase domain-containing protein yields the protein MEKGFPLTAPVVREFTTGRLIGVGSAAQVWLLHGDDGLERALKCFPPAMSELGSDRDLTSADQLRREVRILTNFRHSHLLPVHYVVKLTDEWGGVSGLLMDFAAGGSLAAVLTCRGSLSPGETVTVLTPMFQVLEFLHGQGVTHGDMSLGNILFSAVGKPLMADLGLARIIGESSDDLVIGTEGFIDPQGFRRTQPSRRASGENSLSATIAADIYALCAVGWWRLFGRAPEPTGQISDQMRQMVPDALLTALISGLDADWPNRPDAHDLAHEIYRSAAAEPVDLMPSVHPSVLPQMLTRRQIRVRSTSKPMPNADLHTGRRRAKKQRERFSKRAAQKFFGLHPARVIAAVIVVFCGATGAFLLNDFLPGNGSLPGNGKESVQAGATASAAAIPADRQRELNDPDPGQAIRGISWLRAEEFRTANAELLKEVNLMGSSAMAIDQQKLEQLITQKHFLDGFSVVVLDVRPVAIDTRTELKVRVELSPFAELNAQREKVKV
- the lipB gene encoding lipoyl(octanoyl) transferase LipB, producing the protein MMLEFSEVRLAPNFVDYMQAWEMQQKLHDAVVEGQAPSTVLLLEHAAVYTAGKRTEDHERPFDGTPVIPVDRGGKLTWHGPGQLVGYPIIALADPHAIREYVATLEDILIAVLAQFGIKGERVDGRAGIWLLADAKGPTRKIAAIGIRVHNGVTMHGFSLNCDNDLAPYGQIIACGITDAGATTMELETGRNISPAQVLPHIIKEFSAREATLIGAPAHEAVVPARATEGATQ